In Streptomyces sp. Li-HN-5-11, the sequence CGTCCGCTCGCTCGACGCCCCGCGCACCGCCGCCAGCAGATGCAGCCCCTTCGACCCGGACGTCTTCGCGTACGCCTCGACCCCGTCCTCGGCGAGCCGTTCCCGCAGCCACAGGGCCACCCGGCAGCAGTCCACCACGGTCGCCGGCGGCCCCGGATCGAGATCGAACACCAGCCGGTCGGCCTCACCCGGCGCCTCGACCAGCCACTGCGGGGTGTGGAACTCGGTCACCAGGTTGGCCGCCCACATCAGGCTCGGCAGATCCTGCACCAGCACCATCCGTGCCGGCCCTTCCGACCGCGGCACCTCCGCGGTCGTCACCCACTCGGGTGTGCCCGGAGGCACGTTCTTGACGAAGAACACCTGGCCGTCCGGCCCGTCCGGATACCGCAGGAAGGACAGCGGCCGGTCCCGCAGATGGGGCAGCAGCGCGTCCGCGATCGTCGCGTAGTAGTGCAGCACCTCCCCCTTGGTGAACCCGGTCGCGGGATACAGCACCTTGCCCAGGTTGCTGAGCGCGAGCCGTCGCCCCTCCACCTCTGTGATCGGCGCCATACGATAAGAAAACCACGAAAACTACAGCAAACTGCTACAAACCGATCCGGAAGGTGCTGCACGTGCGATCCATTTGGAACGGCGCCATCTCGTTCGGCCTGGTCAGCATCCCGATCAAGCTCGTCAACGCCACCGAGAGCCACACCATCTCCTTCCGCCAGATCCACACGGAGGACGGCGGCCGCATCCGCTACCGCAAGGTCTGCGAACTGGAGGACCGCGAGGTCACGCAGGCGGAGATCGGCAAGGGCTACGAGGACGCGGACGGCAGCATCATCCCGATCAGCGACGAGGACCTGGCCCACCTGCCCCTGCCGACCGCGAAGACGATCGACATCGTGGCCTTCGTCCCGGCCGACCGGATCGACCCCCTCCAGATGGAGAACGCGTACTACCTGGCCGCGAGCGGCGCCCCCGCTGCCAAGCCGTACACGCTGCTGCGCGAGGCGCTCAAGCGCAGCCAGAAGGTCGCGATCGCCAAGTTCGCCCTGCGCGGCCGCGAGCGTCTGGGCATGCTGCGCGTGGTGGACGACGTCATCGCCATGCACGGCCTGCTCTGGCCCGACGAGATCCGTGTCCCCGAGGGTGTTGCCCCGGACGTCGACGTCACGGTCCGCGACAAGGAACTCGACCTCGCGGACGCCCTGATGGACACCCTCGGCGAGGTGGACCTGGAGGACCTCCACGACGAGTACCGCGAGGCCCTGGAGGAGGTCATCGCCGCGAAGGCCGCCGGCGAGGGGCTCCCGGAGGCCCCGGAGCCGGCGCGCGGCGGCAAGGTCCTCGACCTCATGGCGGCCCTGGAGAACAGCGTCCGGGCGGCCAGGCAGTCCAGGGGAGAGGAGGCCGGGGAGGAGACCGCCGAGGGGGCGGAGCAGGCCGGGGGAGCCGAGGAAGCCGAGGAAGCCGAGGTCAGGCACCTTCCGGCCCGTAAGCAGGCCCGCGGCGGGGCCAAGAAGACGGCCGCCCGGAAACCGGCCTCGACTGCGAAGAAGACGGCGAAGAAGACCGCGTCCGGCAAGAAGCCGGCGTCCAAGTCGGCCCAGGGCGCCAAGAAGGCGGAGCCGGGCGGCAGGACCACGGCCAAGTCGGGTGGCAGGAGCACGGCCAAGTCGGGTGGCAGGAGCACGGCCAAGAAGACGGCGAAGACGCAGACGAAGACACCGGCGAGGGCCCCGGCCAAGAAGACGGCCGCGGGCAAGCGCACGGCGTGACCGTCCGGGCAACTGCACGGACGTGAGGGCATCGCGAGGTGGTGCGGCCTGAAGGGCATCGCGGGGGCGCATGGCGTGACCGTCCGCGCGGGCGCACGGACGTGAGGGCGTCGCGGGGCGCAGGGCCTGCGGGGCATCGCGGGGGCGCCGGGCCGGCAGGGCCTCGCGCGGAGGCACGGTGTGGGGCCTCGTGCGGCTCCCGCCGCACGAGGCCCCGGCCTCAGTGGCTTCTTCCCGGGTGCCTACCGGGCGCGCCGCAACGCCAGCACCGCGTTGTGCCCGCCGAACCCGAAGGAATTGCTGAGCACGAGATCCCCGTCCTCGGGCAGCGCGCGCGGTTCGCCCGTCACCACGTCGAGCCCGATCTCCTCGTCGACCTCCGCGCACCCCACGGTCGGCGGTACCACACCGTGGTGCAGGGTGAGCACGGCGGCAACGGCCTCGACACCCCCGGCGCCCCCCTGGAGATGCCCGAGATGCCCCTTGAGCGAGGTGACGGGAACGTCGCCGCCCTCCCCGAGCACGGCCCGCAGGGCCACGGCCTCGGCCAGATCGCCCTCGACGGTGGCCGTGGCGTGCGCGTTGACGTGGATCACGTCGACGACGTGACCGCCGGCGTCCCGCACCGCCCGCCGCAGCGCCAGCGCGACACCGCTCCCGGACGGATCGGGCGCCGCCATGTGGTGCGCGTCGGCGGACAGACCCCACCCGGCCGCCTCGCAGTAGATCCGCGCCCCGCGGGCCCGGGCGTGTTCCTCGGCCTCCAGGACCAGCAGCCCGGCCCCCTCGCCGTTGACGAACCCGGCGCGGTCCGTGGCGAAGGGCCGCGACGGCGAGACGCCGCCCTCCAGTCCGAGGCCGGACAGGGCCCGCATCGCGGCGAACGAAGCCATGATCGCCGGCGTGACGACCGCCTCGGCGCCACCCGCCAGGGCGACGTCGACGCGGCCGTACCGTATGCGGTCGACGGCCTGCCCTATCGCCTCGGTTCCGGAGGCGCAGGCACTGGTCACGGTCCGCGCCTCGCCGGTGATGCGCAGGTCGAGCGAGATCTGGGAGGCGGCCTGCGAGGGAACGGTCATGGGCGTGGTGAGCGGCGAGACGGCCCGGGGCCCCTTGTCCCGAAGCTTCCGGTCCCCGCCGACGAGGACGGACGCGTCACCGAGGATGGCCCCGAGGCTGACGCCGACCCGCTCGGGATCGAGCCCGCTCGGCACGGTCCCGCCCTCGGCGAACCCCGCGTCGCCCCAGGCCTCCCGAGCCGCGAGCACGGCGAACTGCGCGGCCCGGTTCATCCGCCGTGCGGCGGCCCGGGGCAGCAGGCCGGCAGG encodes:
- a CDS encoding Ku protein, with amino-acid sequence MRSIWNGAISFGLVSIPIKLVNATESHTISFRQIHTEDGGRIRYRKVCELEDREVTQAEIGKGYEDADGSIIPISDEDLAHLPLPTAKTIDIVAFVPADRIDPLQMENAYYLAASGAPAAKPYTLLREALKRSQKVAIAKFALRGRERLGMLRVVDDVIAMHGLLWPDEIRVPEGVAPDVDVTVRDKELDLADALMDTLGEVDLEDLHDEYREALEEVIAAKAAGEGLPEAPEPARGGKVLDLMAALENSVRAARQSRGEEAGEETAEGAEQAGGAEEAEEAEVRHLPARKQARGGAKKTAARKPASTAKKTAKKTASGKKPASKSAQGAKKAEPGGRTTAKSGGRSTAKSGGRSTAKKTAKTQTKTPARAPAKKTAAGKRTA
- a CDS encoding beta-ketoacyl-[acyl-carrier-protein] synthase family protein; its protein translation is MPEVPIDPHPVTAAEVIPGDLLALSQEDAERQRWCAVMHTLPESPETIRVTLRPPLGGLDREEVLERGQQVVVAGRRVDVAAVPAVTSSRLEAVVFRDGDTVTRLRAVDPRGVEVTYQRRWGVWHRNLDTRTTDTVSDDDVRRWAADADGEGYVVRHHTRPVREPSVAGPRRVVVTGLGAVTPLGAGTGELWRGLLEGRHGIRELKGEEFGALPVRVAGVVPVDPAGLLPRAAARRMNRAAQFAVLAAREAWGDAGFAEGGTVPSGLDPERVGVSLGAILGDASVLVGGDRKLRDKGPRAVSPLTTPMTVPSQAASQISLDLRITGEARTVTSACASGTEAIGQAVDRIRYGRVDVALAGGAEAVVTPAIMASFAAMRALSGLGLEGGVSPSRPFATDRAGFVNGEGAGLLVLEAEEHARARGARIYCEAAGWGLSADAHHMAAPDPSGSGVALALRRAVRDAGGHVVDVIHVNAHATATVEGDLAEAVALRAVLGEGGDVPVTSLKGHLGHLQGGAGGVEAVAAVLTLHHGVVPPTVGCAEVDEEIGLDVVTGEPRALPEDGDLVLSNSFGFGGHNAVLALRRAR
- the ligD gene encoding non-homologous end-joining DNA ligase, whose amino-acid sequence is MAPITEVEGRRLALSNLGKVLYPATGFTKGEVLHYYATIADALLPHLRDRPLSFLRYPDGPDGQVFFVKNVPPGTPEWVTTAEVPRSEGPARMVLVQDLPSLMWAANLVTEFHTPQWLVEAPGEADRLVFDLDPGPPATVVDCCRVALWLRERLAEDGVEAYAKTSGSKGLHLLAAVRGASSERTSEYAKELAVEAEKAMPRLVLHRMTRSLRPGKVFVDWSQNAARKTTAAPYTLRARGEPMVSAPVTWEEVAECRAPRRLEFRAPDIAPRLQDYGDLMAPLMDTEHAPGLP